In one window of Legionella fallonii LLAP-10 DNA:
- the flgK gene encoding flagellar hook-associated protein FlgK translates to MSILSIANSGLNAFQNALAVTANNISNAKTRGYSRQSIDFTPAPSQFFAGSYFGTGVGTSSIYRNADQFANYQVRNTQSFKSQYEAFYLQASQIDKLLSQDGSSISTSLQSFFDSLGQLNNTPDSGASRDVAFKQGQLLVQQFTFMQTNLDEYQNNSTAQISQAATQINQITQGIAAANQQLMSSPNSPELLDQRDELLKQLAGFVDISTFDQGDGTINVAIASGEMLVAGTQQRNLSISTDQSNLQGTKVLLGNGAGILDITEELNSGQVGGLLSYEKNILGQASQMIGQMAIGLSLAFNAQHQLGMDANNQLGQNFFTDYNSATEQLKRATPETTNTGTGVLSVAISDISQTKLSDYQLVVSDVALNQVRLIRESDGTSTTLTWTNNPPSPPGGQIVLDGMTISVNDVTALATNDNYMLTPTRGAARDFALQITESQQIALASPVVTSAPLSNTGTGQIALGTIFNTSAVTNQYSIQFISDTEFNVVDLTHNTTTGPLTFTPNTQNTVQIPDSVNPSYSVILSGIPKTGDQFTADYNAGGIGDNRNGLLLAGIQDNKYFMSGTESMMDRYSDLLVDVGGQTKLAKSSYEASNVLFKQAVDYQSSISGVNLDEEAANLIKFEQAYEAAGKLMAIAGQIMNVLFDIMR, encoded by the coding sequence ATGTCCATATTGAGTATAGCCAATTCAGGATTAAATGCTTTTCAGAACGCTTTGGCTGTGACCGCAAATAATATCTCAAATGCTAAAACTAGAGGTTATTCGAGGCAAAGTATTGATTTTACTCCCGCCCCCTCTCAATTTTTTGCAGGATCATATTTTGGAACAGGAGTGGGTACCTCATCCATTTATCGCAATGCAGACCAGTTTGCCAACTATCAAGTGAGAAATACGCAAAGTTTTAAATCACAGTATGAGGCTTTTTATTTGCAAGCATCGCAAATTGATAAATTACTTTCCCAGGATGGTTCTAGTATTTCTACTTCATTACAGTCCTTCTTCGACTCTTTAGGCCAGCTCAATAATACTCCTGACTCAGGAGCATCTCGTGATGTTGCATTCAAACAAGGCCAATTATTGGTGCAACAGTTTACTTTCATGCAAACAAACCTAGATGAATACCAAAATAATTCTACAGCTCAAATTTCACAGGCAGCTACTCAAATCAACCAAATCACTCAGGGCATTGCAGCAGCAAACCAACAATTGATGAGTTCGCCAAATTCTCCCGAATTACTTGATCAGCGCGATGAACTATTAAAGCAGCTTGCTGGATTTGTAGACATTTCTACTTTTGATCAAGGTGATGGAACAATAAATGTTGCTATTGCTAGCGGAGAAATGTTGGTTGCTGGAACCCAACAGCGTAATTTGAGTATTTCAACTGATCAATCAAATTTGCAAGGAACCAAGGTTTTATTAGGAAATGGGGCAGGGATCTTAGATATCACAGAGGAGTTAAACTCCGGACAGGTTGGTGGCTTGCTCTCTTATGAAAAGAATATATTAGGTCAGGCAAGTCAAATGATAGGTCAAATGGCTATCGGGTTATCGCTTGCTTTTAATGCACAGCATCAATTAGGTATGGACGCTAATAATCAACTCGGACAGAATTTTTTTACGGATTACAATTCAGCAACTGAACAATTAAAGCGAGCTACTCCCGAGACGACTAATACGGGGACTGGAGTATTGTCAGTAGCTATTTCAGATATATCTCAGACTAAGTTGAGCGATTATCAATTAGTTGTTAGCGATGTGGCTTTAAATCAAGTACGCTTAATACGTGAATCAGACGGCACATCAACAACGCTTACATGGACTAATAACCCTCCATCACCTCCAGGTGGACAGATAGTGCTTGATGGCATGACTATTTCTGTTAATGATGTTACGGCGCTTGCAACTAATGATAATTATATGCTGACCCCAACTCGAGGAGCAGCACGTGACTTTGCTTTACAGATTACCGAATCACAGCAAATTGCTTTAGCTTCCCCAGTAGTTACTTCCGCTCCGTTAAGTAATACTGGTACAGGGCAGATTGCATTGGGAACTATTTTCAACACATCAGCCGTAACCAATCAATACAGCATTCAATTTATTTCAGATACTGAGTTTAATGTTGTTGATTTGACTCACAATACAACAACAGGTCCATTGACTTTTACGCCTAATACTCAAAATACAGTTCAGATACCTGATTCGGTTAACCCATCCTATTCAGTGATTTTGTCAGGTATACCCAAGACGGGTGATCAATTTACAGCAGACTATAATGCGGGTGGTATTGGTGATAACCGTAACGGTTTATTATTGGCAGGAATTCAAGACAATAAATATTTTATGAGTGGGACTGAGAGTATGATGGATAGATATTCTGATCTACTCGTTGATGTGGGGGGCCAAACCAAATTGGCAAAAAGTAGTTACGAGGCTTCTAATGTATTGTTTAAGCAAGCAGTAGATTATCAAAGCAGTATTAGTGGAGTAAATTTAGATGAAGAAGCCGCTAATCTAATAAAATTTGAACAGGCTTATGAAGCTGCAGGGAAGTTAATGGCGATTGCTGGGCAAATTATGAATGTATTATTCGATATCATGAGGTGA
- the flgL gene encoding flagellar hook-associated protein FlgL — protein MRISTNQIYERGLSSLLIQQERVSNLQERLASNLRVESPEDDPIATAQIELMNQRISTTEVLQKNRQNAVSALSLEDDVLSSTVSALQRLREIQVQAGDSSLSAEDRKSLAVEVSNLLNQIQDYANSKDISGGYMFSGGQAATQPFTLNSSGQYVYNGDSTQRYQAVSGNLQIAINDTGDNIFMRVASGNGTFAVSSPSTPNAGTASVSSGSIVNPSVYVPDNYTMSFALNSQGNLVVMVSGATSGNVIPASGLPDDAPVYQEGMAVTFNGMEMTVNGAPLAGDTFSITPSKNQSVFATIQNMITNLNQPFDTAVAKAATYTDNNQLLAELDSAITNILDYESDVGARLNQLTFADDLNSNLILLSKDTLKKLQEIDPVAVATEYNLQLVNLQAAQQSFVRIQGLSVFNYM, from the coding sequence ATGCGTATTTCAACGAATCAAATTTATGAACGTGGATTAAGCAGTTTATTAATTCAGCAAGAAAGAGTATCTAATTTACAAGAGCGGCTCGCAAGTAATTTGAGAGTTGAGTCACCAGAAGATGATCCTATTGCAACTGCTCAAATTGAATTGATGAATCAACGGATTAGCACCACAGAAGTATTACAAAAGAATAGGCAAAACGCGGTAAGCGCTTTAAGTTTAGAAGATGACGTATTATCTAGCACGGTGAGTGCATTGCAGCGATTAAGAGAAATACAAGTTCAGGCAGGAGATTCATCCCTCTCAGCGGAGGATCGTAAATCTTTAGCTGTTGAGGTGAGCAATTTATTAAATCAAATACAGGACTACGCTAATTCTAAAGATATTAGCGGTGGTTATATGTTTAGTGGTGGTCAAGCAGCAACACAACCATTCACATTAAACTCCAGTGGACAATACGTATATAATGGTGATAGTACACAACGTTATCAGGCAGTTAGTGGTAATTTACAAATAGCTATTAATGATACTGGTGACAATATTTTTATGCGAGTGGCCAGCGGTAATGGCACTTTCGCTGTTTCTTCGCCGAGCACACCTAATGCTGGGACTGCCTCGGTCAGTTCGGGCTCAATAGTCAATCCAAGCGTTTATGTGCCGGATAACTATACCATGAGTTTTGCTTTGAACTCCCAAGGAAACCTTGTCGTTATGGTGAGTGGTGCTACCAGTGGCAATGTTATCCCGGCGTCAGGCTTGCCTGACGATGCTCCGGTGTACCAAGAAGGGATGGCGGTTACATTTAATGGCATGGAGATGACGGTTAACGGCGCACCTCTAGCTGGAGATACATTTTCCATTACTCCTTCGAAAAATCAATCAGTTTTTGCAACCATACAAAATATGATCACCAATTTGAATCAACCCTTTGATACAGCAGTCGCAAAGGCGGCTACTTATACTGACAATAATCAATTACTTGCTGAATTGGATAGTGCGATTACTAATATTTTAGACTATGAATCAGATGTAGGCGCTCGATTAAATCAGTTGACTTTTGCTGATGATCTTAACAGCAATTTAATTTTGTTAAGTAAGGATACACTAAAAAAACTACAAGAAATTGATCCAGTGGCTGTTGCTACTGAATATAATTTGCAATTAGTCAATCTACAGGCTGCTCAGCAGAGTTTTGTGAGAATACAAGGATTATCTGTATTTAACTATATGTAG
- a CDS encoding patatin-like phospholipase family protein: MPRELKRKSYEIVKNKDDQYELLGCPVKGFVASGGGAKGIYYAALVQEMEKRGILKDLSHVSGASAGAMTVSLLAVGMNATDFTNLVSNLDITKLLDNQGTFRLRARGDRFRNIMEVIYALQIKEHLKGVEPPAKDPEREQYFVLKQKIQIVDTILKKAGVKINSVDDIIKLSGNATALDKLDKAFAKSPKIWKLKRTGEEVNPRITFNDLENLRAVLPEEKKHLIKNLSVVTTNQFTKRKQVHNVNNGGGDSISQIVRQSAAHPLLFTPTLNAEGHSVADGGILDNMPSDILLEQGLNHEQILCAKIEADSSFKVRLQKAKQHAPITRSAFDRVVDGVARIALGGSLIKGRAEVLNREKVYYHLDNMIYLNSGTITATTTSLTQEQRKSAIEDGSRQCKEFFESRIKVFDNPLIPMLYLGKDKLDETLISDKEDSKELFHAASYAQMIFFLQAEIANNALNGKFQDLPANIAQIHDVLVKDAKLDEAQTEHAMALILKQINYQCEGKLEAHLLEEIQIEQDAQKVGWFTQLLNYLYTPIEAIINFFCCCSAPDKEKPTPEQEEVQQEVNAATPEEIYTARRIHSMFSAQTRATTPVKPTELTSDEGLTQNDEENPRLDTAPKMM; this comes from the coding sequence ATGCCAAGAGAATTAAAAAGAAAATCATATGAAATTGTCAAAAACAAAGATGACCAATATGAACTTCTAGGTTGCCCAGTAAAAGGTTTTGTAGCCAGTGGTGGCGGAGCCAAAGGTATTTATTACGCAGCACTAGTTCAAGAAATGGAAAAACGAGGCATACTAAAGGATCTTAGTCATGTTAGTGGTGCTTCAGCAGGTGCAATGACAGTCAGTCTATTAGCAGTTGGAATGAATGCTACAGATTTCACCAACTTAGTTTCTAATTTAGACATTACAAAACTTTTAGATAACCAAGGTACCTTTCGCTTGCGTGCTCGTGGTGATCGATTCCGTAATATCATGGAAGTAATTTATGCACTGCAAATCAAAGAGCATCTAAAAGGTGTTGAACCACCAGCAAAAGATCCAGAAAGAGAACAATATTTTGTACTTAAACAAAAAATCCAAATAGTAGATACTATTTTGAAAAAAGCAGGGGTAAAAATTAACTCTGTAGATGATATTATCAAACTATCAGGAAATGCTACGGCATTAGACAAACTCGATAAAGCCTTTGCAAAATCGCCTAAAATTTGGAAGCTCAAAAGAACTGGTGAAGAAGTAAATCCTAGAATAACGTTCAATGATTTGGAAAATTTAAGAGCGGTTTTACCTGAAGAAAAAAAACATCTTATCAAAAACCTCTCTGTGGTTACCACGAATCAATTTACCAAAAGGAAGCAAGTTCACAACGTCAATAATGGCGGAGGGGATTCTATTTCACAAATAGTCCGTCAATCTGCTGCTCACCCATTATTATTTACTCCAACTCTTAATGCAGAGGGACATAGTGTTGCTGATGGTGGCATTTTAGATAACATGCCATCGGATATTCTCCTTGAGCAAGGTTTGAATCATGAGCAAATCTTATGCGCAAAAATTGAAGCTGACTCTTCCTTTAAAGTTCGCCTTCAAAAAGCAAAACAGCATGCCCCCATTACTCGATCAGCTTTTGATCGAGTTGTCGATGGTGTAGCTAGAATAGCGCTTGGAGGAAGTTTAATTAAAGGGCGCGCAGAAGTGCTCAACCGCGAAAAAGTATATTATCATCTAGATAATATGATTTATCTCAATTCAGGAACAATTACAGCAACAACCACTTCACTCACTCAGGAACAAAGAAAAAGTGCTATAGAGGATGGTTCTAGGCAATGTAAAGAATTTTTTGAATCAAGAATTAAAGTATTCGATAATCCTTTAATACCAATGCTCTATTTAGGTAAAGACAAATTAGACGAAACATTAATAAGCGATAAAGAGGATTCCAAAGAGCTGTTTCATGCTGCAAGCTATGCACAAATGATATTTTTCTTGCAAGCAGAAATAGCTAACAATGCCCTTAATGGGAAGTTCCAAGATCTACCAGCTAATATTGCACAAATACATGATGTATTAGTAAAAGATGCCAAACTAGATGAAGCACAAACAGAGCATGCAATGGCCCTTATTCTAAAGCAAATTAATTATCAGTGCGAAGGAAAACTTGAGGCTCATCTCCTTGAAGAAATCCAAATAGAACAAGACGCACAAAAAGTTGGTTGGTTCACCCAATTATTAAATTATCTTTATACACCAATCGAAGCGATTATTAATTTCTTTTGCTGCTGCTCAGCACCAGATAAAGAAAAACCAACTCCTGAACAAGAAGAAGTACAACAAGAAGTTAATGCTGCGACTCCAGAGGAAATTTATACTGCTCGTAGGATTCACAGTATGTTTTCTGCACAAACAAGAGCTACGACACCTGTAAAACCTACAGAATTAACCTCAGATGAAGGATTAACCCAAAATGACGAGGAGAACCCAAGACTAGACACCGCACCCAAGATGATGTGA
- the phaZ gene encoding polyhydroxyalkanoate depolymerase, with translation MLNNPLDNRSLYNWYDWGMEMLQPYSDYCLTLSKRNKRISDTMNLPINVPYLSDLQNEMVKIFMQSGVKHYRWLTGYFYVHHMITNIYEKPKFNITDVRLGDDYYDVDEEIVDRKSFCNLLHFRKRGIEKHAFPKMLVVAPMSGHYATLLRDTVTALLPHYDVYITDWKNARDVPLAEGGFDLNNFTEYVISYFQQLGPELNVMAVCQPTVPVLAALALMSSENDPKIPQCAILLGGPVDTRQSPTAVNELAVSRGDDWFQQNVITMVPARFLGAMRLVYPGFMQLSGFMSMNMQKHIESLKKAIDDYAEDKREAALKTIQFYLEYFSTMDLTAEFYMQTINTVFQEQLLVKGRYKSKGKDIRLHDIKNTSLLIIEGERDDITGIGQTKSVLNLCKNLPDNMKKYLLAKGVGHYGLFNGNKFRKAIIPEINDFVQSHNVSRAKRTKAKQQ, from the coding sequence ATGTTAAACAATCCATTAGATAATCGTTCCCTCTACAACTGGTATGATTGGGGTATGGAGATGTTACAGCCTTATTCCGATTACTGTCTTACTTTGTCAAAACGTAATAAACGTATCTCTGATACCATGAATTTACCAATTAATGTTCCTTATCTATCTGATTTACAAAATGAAATGGTGAAGATTTTTATGCAATCAGGGGTTAAGCACTATAGATGGCTTACAGGATATTTTTATGTACATCATATGATTACTAATATCTATGAAAAACCCAAGTTTAATATTACTGATGTGAGATTAGGAGATGATTATTACGATGTTGACGAGGAAATCGTTGATAGAAAAAGCTTTTGCAATTTGCTGCACTTTAGAAAAAGAGGAATAGAGAAACATGCTTTTCCTAAAATGTTAGTGGTGGCGCCTATGTCAGGTCACTATGCTACGTTACTACGCGATACAGTTACTGCTTTGTTACCTCACTATGATGTTTATATTACTGACTGGAAAAATGCTCGCGATGTTCCCTTGGCCGAAGGGGGATTTGATTTAAATAATTTCACTGAATATGTTATTTCCTATTTTCAGCAATTAGGACCCGAGCTTAATGTTATGGCCGTATGCCAGCCTACAGTGCCGGTGTTGGCTGCTTTGGCATTAATGTCTAGCGAGAATGATCCTAAAATACCTCAATGTGCCATATTGTTGGGCGGCCCAGTGGATACTAGGCAATCACCTACAGCAGTCAATGAACTGGCCGTTTCTAGAGGAGATGATTGGTTTCAGCAAAATGTTATTACCATGGTTCCTGCTCGTTTTCTTGGCGCAATGCGACTTGTTTATCCAGGATTTATGCAATTATCAGGCTTTATGAGTATGAATATGCAAAAGCATATAGAGTCTCTTAAAAAGGCGATTGATGACTATGCTGAAGATAAACGAGAGGCGGCGTTAAAAACAATTCAATTTTATCTTGAGTATTTTTCAACAATGGATTTGACTGCTGAATTTTATATGCAAACAATCAACACCGTATTTCAAGAGCAACTGCTTGTCAAAGGTCGATATAAATCAAAAGGAAAGGACATACGGTTACATGATATAAAAAATACTTCTCTTTTAATTATTGAGGGTGAGCGGGATGATATTACCGGTATTGGACAAACAAAATCGGTATTAAATTTGTGTAAAAATCTTCCTGATAACATGAAAAAATATCTCTTGGCGAAAGGCGTGGGGCATTACGGATTATTTAATGGTAATAAATTTCGTAAAGCAATTATTCCGGAAATTAATGATTTTGTTCAGTCACATAATGTTTCCCGAGCTAAAAGGACTAAGGCCAAGCAGCAATAA
- a CDS encoding S53 family peptidase, with the protein MLKLKKVALLLLPYSLVAMTSYASQPKSLLSVSNPGLSLLSQATLIKPVDPKTKISFTAWLKLRNKKDLDQLVQDVYDPNNSLYHQFLTPTLYEEKFAPSKDAEEAVQHFFISYGMHATIVNHSVRITGSVEQIEHVLHVQMNHYRYQDKRVYANSSAPQLNPEIAQYISEITGLSTIPQFHSNIDSAKHSDATQHELNFVWNAFVPSAIPTDISLQGFSGANLQKTYGLGNIPSINGVHLDGSGQTLVIVDNCGTNGPAQILSDANQYFNANGIKPFVTSGPTKNFAIINPDGSPFTKCPGASSFSREVALDVESSHTLAPGDNTVLVLGASDQKSTLIDVINALISNNFTIGGFSNAYVISNSWSGPETSIDTALEAALQVAAAAGISVDFSSGDCGDNTYSTEKKCTGTWPSSPAVDYPSSSPFVTAVGATAVFVDPKYRYAFETVWGTVRSVHGTLSYDGGTSGGISQLYGPVSWQSSISNFTAGGYGVISHFGSRRALPDISMLGDPNTGLLIIAEGKQVQDGGTSLACPLFSATLVLVNQARSLLNKGTPIGQAAPYLYQKNQELLANRAINLIIPPAIIISGATPPPSTTIHNTPAPASAFTINNVTLGWDSSLTLEPESQFWNDGVGVGSPNIPNFVMTMANM; encoded by the coding sequence ATGTTGAAACTAAAAAAAGTAGCATTGCTTTTATTACCATATAGTTTAGTGGCAATGACCTCCTATGCCAGCCAGCCAAAGAGCTTATTGAGTGTGTCAAATCCGGGGTTGAGCTTGCTCAGCCAAGCAACGTTAATTAAGCCTGTTGACCCGAAAACCAAAATATCCTTTACTGCCTGGTTAAAATTACGTAATAAAAAAGATTTAGACCAACTCGTTCAGGATGTTTATGATCCTAACAACTCTCTATATCACCAATTCTTAACCCCCACTCTTTATGAAGAAAAATTTGCACCAAGCAAGGATGCAGAGGAAGCGGTGCAGCACTTTTTTATTTCTTATGGCATGCACGCAACAATAGTAAATCACAGTGTTCGTATCACTGGCTCTGTAGAACAAATTGAGCATGTACTTCATGTGCAAATGAACCATTATCGATATCAAGATAAAAGAGTATATGCCAATTCTAGTGCACCTCAATTAAATCCTGAAATAGCCCAATATATTTCTGAAATAACCGGTCTTAGTACTATTCCTCAGTTTCACTCGAACATAGATAGTGCTAAGCACTCTGATGCCACACAGCATGAATTAAATTTTGTTTGGAATGCTTTTGTGCCCTCAGCCATTCCTACAGATATTTCATTGCAAGGCTTCTCAGGAGCCAACTTACAGAAGACTTATGGCTTGGGCAATATTCCTTCTATTAATGGCGTCCATCTCGATGGATCAGGACAAACATTAGTGATTGTTGATAACTGCGGTACTAATGGACCAGCACAAATTTTAAGTGATGCAAACCAGTATTTTAATGCTAACGGCATAAAACCTTTTGTTACCTCTGGACCAACAAAGAATTTTGCGATTATCAATCCAGATGGTTCTCCATTTACAAAGTGCCCAGGAGCATCCTCCTTTAGTAGAGAGGTCGCGCTAGATGTAGAATCTTCTCACACTCTTGCTCCGGGAGATAACACGGTTTTGGTATTAGGAGCTTCCGATCAAAAAAGTACCTTAATTGATGTCATTAATGCTCTGATTAGCAATAATTTTACTATCGGTGGTTTTTCTAATGCCTATGTTATTTCTAATAGTTGGAGTGGCCCCGAAACTAGCATAGATACAGCTCTAGAGGCAGCATTACAAGTGGCAGCGGCGGCTGGCATAAGTGTTGATTTCTCTTCTGGTGATTGCGGTGATAATACTTATAGCACGGAAAAAAAATGTACAGGAACTTGGCCGTCATCTCCTGCAGTTGATTACCCGTCCAGTTCCCCCTTTGTTACCGCAGTGGGGGCAACTGCCGTATTTGTAGATCCCAAATATCGTTATGCATTTGAAACAGTTTGGGGAACGGTAAGATCCGTGCATGGAACCTTGTCTTATGATGGAGGTACTAGTGGAGGTATTAGTCAGCTCTATGGACCAGTCTCTTGGCAAAGTTCCATTAGTAATTTCACGGCCGGCGGGTATGGAGTCATTAGTCATTTCGGAAGCCGCCGCGCATTACCGGATATATCTATGTTAGGAGATCCTAATACCGGGTTGCTAATTATTGCAGAAGGCAAGCAAGTACAAGACGGTGGTACCAGTTTGGCCTGCCCGTTATTTTCAGCAACCTTAGTGTTAGTAAATCAAGCACGTAGTTTACTCAATAAAGGAACCCCTATTGGCCAAGCAGCGCCTTATTTATATCAAAAAAATCAGGAACTACTCGCCAATAGAGCAATTAATCTTATTATTCCGCCGGCTATTATCATCAGTGGAGCCACTCCCCCACCATCCACAACAATACATAATACCCCTGCCCCTGCATCGGCGTTTACCATTAATAATGTGACCCTGGGATGGGATTCATCGCTTACCCTTGAGCCTGAAAGTCAATTTTGGAATGATGGAGTAGGTGTTGGCTCTCCCAATATTCCCAATTTTGTTATGACAATGGCTAATATGTAA
- a CDS encoding InlB B-repeat-containing protein yields the protein MKQLVKTSLLQFFTTVVAVLLSIMSYAGKPLWTFNPDPYYPPTVSITTVGTATIKYKITNNSRKTHTLAMQKIQGITPQSISPGDCSNPFILTYEQSCTLNLLVDGKALTGNVSGGPIVCQQGGLSQCYQPDANSILNITRIPVAQYLITPTADVDGTIKPNTPQTVIAGSNLTFTATPSAGYQVDQWIVDDGVAQKGGTTLTLSNIETNHTVEVTFARIGTIYAGTLSGLVYFSTDNGLTWTLTTTPSPGNTVNSVFSTPNTLYVGSADGKVYYSTDNGTLWSSTNSIPGATPVNSVFVTTTSNTTTIYVGTSDGTVYSSTDGGTIWNSTSTHPSSSAVNSIFITPSNTIYLGSQDGNVYFSENNGMNWHQITGPEASIPVPIQNVFATNSQLYVNTRQTSSNNTLPNGTIDFEYAYFSNSLTDANPTWTLFSQISYTLFVNSDASVIHAGTQGGYVYSLTTGDELGFITYSPITSLFFLG from the coding sequence ATGAAACAACTAGTAAAAACGTCTTTATTACAATTTTTTACTACTGTAGTTGCTGTTCTGTTAAGTATTATGAGCTATGCGGGTAAACCTCTATGGACCTTTAATCCCGACCCCTATTATCCACCTACTGTATCAATAACCACAGTGGGAACTGCAACAATAAAATATAAAATAACTAATAACTCTCGCAAAACACACACATTAGCTATGCAGAAAATCCAAGGGATTACTCCTCAGAGCATCTCACCTGGAGACTGCTCTAATCCATTTATTTTAACTTATGAACAATCATGTACGCTTAATTTGCTTGTGGATGGCAAAGCATTAACAGGTAACGTTAGCGGCGGCCCCATAGTGTGCCAACAAGGTGGCCTGAGCCAATGTTATCAACCTGATGCGAATAGTATTTTAAATATAACTCGTATCCCCGTAGCACAATATCTCATTACGCCAACGGCAGATGTGGACGGAACCATCAAGCCCAACACGCCACAAACAGTTATTGCAGGAAGTAATTTGACTTTTACAGCCACTCCTAGTGCCGGTTATCAAGTAGATCAATGGATCGTTGATGATGGTGTTGCCCAGAAAGGCGGCACAACATTGACTTTATCAAACATTGAGACTAATCATACTGTAGAAGTAACCTTTGCACGAATTGGAACGATATATGCAGGAACATTAAGCGGTTTGGTATATTTTTCCACTGATAATGGCTTAACTTGGACTCTTACAACGACCCCATCACCTGGTAATACAGTAAATAGCGTCTTTTCAACGCCAAACACCTTATATGTAGGCAGTGCAGATGGCAAAGTCTATTACTCCACAGATAATGGTACGCTTTGGAGTTCCACGAACTCAATTCCCGGCGCAACACCAGTAAATAGTGTATTTGTTACAACGACGAGTAATACTACAACAATTTATGTTGGTACCTCTGATGGGACTGTTTATTCTTCCACTGATGGAGGAACTATTTGGAATAGCACCTCAACTCATCCCAGTTCAAGTGCAGTGAATAGTATTTTCATTACACCGTCTAATACCATTTACTTAGGAAGCCAGGATGGCAATGTCTATTTCTCAGAAAATAATGGAATGAACTGGCATCAAATTACCGGTCCAGAAGCGAGTATTCCTGTACCAATACAAAATGTTTTTGCTACTAACAGTCAACTCTATGTCAATACAAGACAAACTTCGTCTAACAACACCTTACCCAATGGAACGATAGACTTTGAATACGCCTATTTTAGCAATAGTCTCACTGACGCCAATCCAACATGGACTCTTTTCTCACAAATTAGCTATACCTTGTTTGTGAATTCAGATGCAAGTGTTATCCATGCGGGTACACAAGGTGGCTATGTATATTCATTAACAACAGGGGATGAATTGGGATTCATCACATATAGTCCAATTACTAGTTTATTTTTTCTAGGGTAA
- a CDS encoding halocarboxylic acid dehydrogenase DehI family protein: MINQYEHGNTNSKSVTILNDIRYTLSSPVDHMIFQKLAAYPSYLKMMWECYKPLVQSKYFEQCANILRVRAEVIMNQLIPPTTLSAPQDMFNALVPFHLINPKLLLITSSLRWSIQGKKRKNNLSEESKKSLLNHLVTSIERKPRPIIDLSKSDKQIQSLIEDIRTTLQIEVVSLDYLLLAEWPDIFQQLWGLLKSVISQQTYLQLLEDLQHVADDFSVNFPLDVDLTPDFLNEHNISIIEIEEIHKKLDIFYEAFPKLIANVSFFILWLQKATVDQTTNCP, translated from the coding sequence ATGATTAATCAATATGAGCATGGTAATACGAATAGCAAATCAGTAACTATTTTAAATGACATTAGATATACCTTATCCAGCCCCGTGGATCACATGATTTTTCAGAAACTGGCAGCCTACCCCTCTTATTTAAAAATGATGTGGGAATGCTATAAGCCATTAGTACAAAGCAAGTATTTTGAACAATGCGCCAATATTTTACGTGTTAGAGCAGAAGTTATAATGAATCAGTTGATACCACCCACAACACTCAGCGCGCCTCAAGATATGTTTAATGCCCTTGTCCCCTTTCACCTGATTAATCCCAAACTTCTATTAATTACTTCTAGTTTAAGATGGAGTATTCAAGGTAAAAAAAGGAAAAATAATTTATCTGAAGAATCAAAAAAATCATTGCTGAATCACTTAGTTACCTCAATTGAAAGAAAACCAAGACCTATCATCGACTTATCTAAATCAGATAAACAAATCCAATCCCTAATAGAAGATATTCGTACAACGTTACAAATAGAGGTTGTCAGCCTTGATTATCTTCTGTTAGCTGAATGGCCGGATATTTTTCAACAGCTGTGGGGCTTATTGAAATCAGTCATATCGCAACAAACTTATCTCCAGCTATTGGAAGATCTACAACATGTAGCTGATGATTTTTCTGTTAATTTTCCTTTAGATGTTGATTTAACGCCTGATTTTCTCAATGAACATAATATATCGATTATAGAAATTGAAGAAATTCATAAAAAACTAGATATTTTTTATGAAGCATTTCCTAAATTGATTGCCAATGTTTCTTTCTTTATATTGTGGTTACAAAAAGCCACTGTAGATCAAACAACAAATTGTCCATAA